AGGGGAGGTACCCACTAAATATCGATAGCATTTTTACAACAATGATCAACAATGTTTCGTCAAGCGGACAAGATACAAAAGCCGCTCTCGACACAGCAGCATCACAGGTTACGCAAATATTAAGAAAAACCACATGGTAAAAATCAAAAAAACAAAAAAAACTGCTTTAATTTTCGCCGCCACCACATTGATCTCTGTGCTGCCCGGGTTTGCCAGCGCATTTACCACCGGAGTTGCAATAAATGGCAAAACAACTTTCTCCAGTTATATGGACTGGATGAAATCAATTTTTGGCTTTGCCATGAAACTTGGAGCGGTTTTAACTACCCTAATGATACTCTATGCCGCAATCAAATATATCACCTCGCAAGGCAATTCTAGTGCTACCAATGAAGCAAAGGACATAATTATCGGCAGCCTGTCCGGCTTCGCCATGCTGCTTCTCATTTATTTAATTCTTAATGTTTTGGGGCTAAAAAGCTTTGCGTTTTAGTTAGTTAAAATGAAAAGTTATAAATTCATAAAATCCATTTCTCGATACCTCATAGTTTTTGCTGTTTTTGCAACCGCTACCTCCGCCATGGTTTTTGCTGTGCAAAATAACCAGGTGGGCGCGGACACAACAACAGGTGTCAATTCCGCTGCCACTTCTGGAACAAGCAGCACGGGAGTCTCATCCGGAAAGGATTCCTCAGACGCTAAAAAAACTATTTCCGCTACCCCTAACTACAAAGTTGTTAAGTCATCTTCCGGTACCTCCGCCAAGATGGTCTTGGTTTCGGTCACAAATGAAGAAATTACTGGAGCTGATTATACAAACTCCACCACCAGCTATGGCATTACAAAATCCAAAGACAGCGCTACATGCGAAAACATACTTTCCCTTGATGAATATTGTTACATTTTGACCTACAACCAAGAGTGGATCAAGCCTTCGGTCATTGATCCGATAAGCCCATCCTGGATATTTCTTGAAGAAATAAAGGGCCGCGCGACCACAGCAAGTGACTCATCTTCTCTCACCATTATTAACAATGCCGAAGCCAGTTTTGCTTCGACTGCGCTCCAGAAATGGGACGGAGTAGATCTCTCGCAAATATCTCAGGGCGACGGGCAGATTATCATTCGATCAGAGGCTTTTTTCGATGCACTTGACGCAGATAAATTGACCTCAACCGGGTCTTATGTCACCTATTCGGCACCACAAGACAAGAAAACCTCCAGTGGAACAACTTCGAAACAGCTCATTGTGAAACTGGCACCAGCGTATCCGGATGCAAAAGCTGAATCGCTATGGATGGACGCAATTGATTTCACTTTGGGATCTGTAATTATCCCCTGGCAAGAAACCTTTCATGTGGATTTGTCGGACAAAAAATTAGCGCTTGAGAATCATCGAAAGGCATATGCAAACTATGCTGATGTGGCATCGTCAAAAACAGATGTGAACGGAACAGCCTTGAAAATTTCCGGCCCGCAAAAAATCATTATTGGCACCGATGGCTCGGCAAAAACAGACGGCGGTTTCAGTGTCACCATTGATCCTACCAAATTTACCAAACCCGAGAGAGGATACAAAACCCAGGTGTATATTAAGCCAACTGTCAAAAATGGGGATGCTGTTTTCACTTATTTACAATCTACCGATCCGGCCGCAACGTCATTTCCCTTTACTTGGTCTGCGATTGCCACAAATCCTTATGCCACCTCTATTCTCGCCGATGGTTCAGTAAAAACATATGACGATAGTGAGATCAAAGCTAATGGAATAATGTCTTACGAAAAAAATTATCCGCAGTCATACACCGTCACCGCCATCACATACAATCAAGATGATTCGGAAAAAGAGAGAGTCGTTATGACTTTCGATACGATCGGCGATTCTTCATTTACCGAAGCACCGAAGGTTGGTTCGGGCAATATCACAAATGGGCATATCTCGATTTCTGTCCCACAAAACACATTCACTAAAGCTGACAGGCAGCCAGTTCATTACACGATTCAGCTCGCAGATACAAACAATCCTAAAAAAATGAAAAAGATTGTTGTCTGGACATGCGGAGGAACAGCATCTGCAACAATAGCAGGGGATTCAAGCAACTGCGTCGGCACAGGAAATATCGAGCAAACAATCGCTGCATTTATAATGAGCGACATTCGCCCAGCCGACAAGCCAACCTGGAAAGAACTTGCATATGATGAAAACGGAGAGGCTACTCTTCAGGGCGATTGGGATATTTCGGGTACAAATGTCGGCACATTTTCCTTGATGGCCAAGGCACATAGTGCCAATTCGGATGATTCGGGCGGTATGGCTTCATATGTTCCCGGCAGCAAAGTTGCCGTCACCGTGAGCATAACCGATTCGAAACTCAATGATGGAGGTGGTTTAGATACTAAGTTTACCGACCTCCTCAAGCTCGGGAAAAAAGCATCATCAAATGCCAGAGGGTCTTCAATTACAGACTTAACAGGGGCAGCCACCAGGGTTGTAAATATAATTTTGTCTGCCCTCAGTGCGATTTGCGTGTTGGCAATAATAATCGGCGGAATACAATACATCTCATCAGGGGGAGATCCGGCCAAAGCTGAAAAGGGCAAAAAAACTGTTATCTATGCTGTTTATGGAATCGTTTTAGCAATATTAGGATTTTTTATTGAATATGTGGTTATTGACTTAATTCACCAAATACTAAAATGATGCATAAAATTATTTCTATCGCTATGGCTGCGGATGACCTTAAGCTGCCGGAGAAATCTGGTGGCACAGAGGCTGATCTTGGCACTGTTCTTGGCTTTCTTGAAAAAATTATTTCTATTGCCATGGATATCGCCATAATCCTCGGTGTTATTATGATTTTTGTTTCCGCCTTTATATATGCAAGCTCTTTCGGCGAAGAATCCAAGGCAGAAACTGCCAAAAAGACTCTTTTGTGGGCAGTTATCGGAACAGGCGTAGCATTCTTGGCAAAGATTATTGTTGACAACCTTGATCTGCTTTTGGGTTAGCGCATCAATAATGTTATTTGACAAGCAAAAAATATGTGCTTAAAATTGTTCTTAGTGGACTTAAATAATAAGACGGAGGGCGAATGAATTTAGTAGAAAAGGCGTACGCGGTTAGCAAAAACCAGTGGACTGGTTTGCTAAACCCAACAGCCACCACTTCGGGAAACTGGCAAGATATTGTTAATAACGTTATTAACATTGTCTTGATGGTAGCTGGTGCATTAGCGGTTATTTATCTAATCTATTCTGGCATTCTCTACATTACTGCGGCAGGTAATCCGGATTCAGCCAAAAAGGGTCAGCAAGGCATTATCAATGCTGTGATCGGTATTGTGATCATCGTTGCCGCATTCTTCATCGTCAGAGCAGCAATGGGTCTTGCTGGGCAAGCTACAAAATAAGATCAATTGGTTAATCTTTCGTTACGCGCCAGACTTCTTCTGCAGTCGTAACGCCCGATAAAACTTTTGAAAGTCCGTCCTGTTCCATGGTAATCATGCCTGAAGACAGGGCGGCTTTTGTAAATTCCGAGAGTCCGGCTTTTTCGAATAATAGTTTATCGATTGACTCGTTTGGAACAAGCACTTCAATAATTACTTGCCGGCCAGAAAACCCGACATTTCTACATTTTCCACATCCTTTTCCGCGTTTTAGCTTGGGAGCGGCACTTGATAACAAATTTTGGGATGCAGGATCCAATAATTTTTGAATAGGCAACAAAGAGTCTTGAATTTCTTTCCAGACTTCAGGGCTGGGAGTATATTCCTCGGCACAAGCCGGGCATATTCTGCGCACGAGCCGCTGAGCCATAACCAAGTTTATTGATCCTGACAAGAGGAATGGTTTTACGCCAATATCAAGCAATCGGACAAAAACTCCGGGTGCAGAGTTGGCGTGAATAGTAGAGAGCAGCAAATGGCCCGTCATGGCAGCCTGTATCGCAATTTCCGCCGTTTCGGTGTCTCTTACCTCCCCTACCATTAAAATGTCAGGATCTTGGCGCAGAGAGGCTCTAAGACCCAAGGCGAAGGTATATCCCTCCTCTTTTTCAACCTGGCTCTGCTCCACACCGGGAATGTGATACTCGACAGGATCCTCAAGAGTGATTATTTTTACATTTGACTTATTGAGCTCATGTAAAATTGCATAAAGCGTAGAGGATTTACCTGAACCGGTCGGTCCAGAAGTTAGAATCATCCCATGCGGCTTCGAAATTGCTGCCTCGATTACAGATAGCGCATCGGGCCTTATGCCCAAGTTCTTTAGGCTCAAGATTGACCCAGTTTGGCGGAGCAATCGGATTACAACGCTCTCTCCGTCAGCTGAAGGTAAGGTAGACACTCTTAAATCGATTGGCTCCTCTCCAAACTTGAAAGAAAACCTGCCGTCCTGCGGTTCGATGGCATTATCCATTTTTAGTTTCGATAAAAATTTTATTCTGGATAAAAGTGACTTATACTGGGACATCGGAAGAGACACGACGTTTTGCAAAACCCCGTCAATTCTGTATCGAATAATGAATTCTTTTTCTGTCGGCTCAAGGTGGATATCTGATGCATTTGTTTTTGCTGCTCCGGTCATAATTACCTCGAGGAGATGGGTAGTTGATACGCTTCTGGCGACACTGGCAGCTGATTCTAAATCTTTAATCTCTTCCGTAAAGTTTTGCCCGGATTCTTTCGTTTCTTCGGCTTTCTTTTTTTCCTCTTTTTCTTTGTTTTCATAAGCCAGAATGCCGTAAAACAGGCTTGCTTTCGAAATTAATGATTTCACAAATTTCAATTTCGATGTTCTCTCAAGCTCGGCTAGATAAGATGCCATGGCATCATCCGAAGGGTTGGCTGTGCCAATTTTTACCGTAGACCCGATCTTTAAGTAAGGAATAATTTGAAACCTCAAGGCGATTTCCTTTGAAATCAAATTTAAAATCTCCGGCGCAATCGGATAATTTGAGAGATTTATATATGGCAAATTCAGCTTTTTTGCCAATTCTTGGGTATGTCTCTCCTCCTGCTCGCGGTTGAGGTAAAAAATTGTCTTATTAAGATCAGGCAAGTTCCCTCCGGTCAAAAACAAAAGTCAAAAATATGCAAATTTAGTTCAATTATAGAACACCCGGACAAATAATACCAATGGACAATTTCGGGCAAAGATGATAATGTTTGAGTCTGAAGACCTTACGGTGAGGTGCTAGAGTGGTTGAATAGGCCGGTCTCGAAAACCGGTATGCCCGCAAGGGTATCGTGGGTTCAAATCCCACCCTCACCGCCATCCCACGTTGCCCGATTTATCGGGCTATGCGGGATGAAGAACAGAATTTGAACGGGAAGGGGTCGGGAAACGGGAGTTTCCCGCTTCGGAAAAAACTAAAAACCGAGGGTTTTTAGAAGCTTGTCTCGAGGAACCGAGAGGCGAAGCGCTCGAAATCCCACCCTCACCGCCATTTGACGAGTTTATATCTCCAACTGAAAAAGCCGGCGCAAACTTCACGCCGACTTTTTAGTTCCTCACCTCCTATTTCACCGCGCAGATTATGTCGTAGTTGGGCTCTGCCGCAAGGTTTGGTCTCAAGACTCTCTTCACCCCTAGCCCCCGAACAAGCCCTTCCATTTCGTTTGGCGCAAGCAAATACGAAAGTGAGCGGTTCTGGAACTGCTGCCCGCGAACGATACCCTTCCCCTCTATCACCCGCGTTCGCCGAAACCAATCGTGGGTGATGTCAACCGCCATGCTGTAGCCGAGGAAGGAAAGGTTCAGGTGACCACCACCCTGATCAATCTCGTGCTGTGAGATCGTGTCGAGGTAGAGAAGTCCGCCGCTTTTTAAGGCAGCGAGCATTTCTTTTAGGCTTCTTCCGATCTCCATGCGACACCGACCAGGATCGAAGATATCGCCCTTCCCCCAGCCCCCCACGTTTGTTAAGCTGTTACCTCTGCATATCACAGCGTCGAAAGTCCTGGCCAGCTCGCGAGCCTTCCGCCAATCCAGTTTGCGAAACTCAATCGCCGGATGGCTGTGGCGAGCAGTGGCGATGTCGATCATCTCTTCGTCCGCATCGATCCCGACCCCTGTAAAGCCGCGCTCTGCTAAACCGTGCAGCACATGCCCACCGCCGCATCCACACTCGATGATTGTTCTGACGC
This DNA window, taken from Patescibacteria group bacterium, encodes the following:
- a CDS encoding GspE/PulE family protein, which gives rise to MPDLNKTIFYLNREQEERHTQELAKKLNLPYINLSNYPIAPEILNLISKEIALRFQIIPYLKIGSTVKIGTANPSDDAMASYLAELERTSKLKFVKSLISKASLFYGILAYENKEKEEKKKAEETKESGQNFTEEIKDLESAASVARSVSTTHLLEVIMTGAAKTNASDIHLEPTEKEFIIRYRIDGVLQNVVSLPMSQYKSLLSRIKFLSKLKMDNAIEPQDGRFSFKFGEEPIDLRVSTLPSADGESVVIRLLRQTGSILSLKNLGIRPDALSVIEAAISKPHGMILTSGPTGSGKSSTLYAILHELNKSNVKIITLEDPVEYHIPGVEQSQVEKEEGYTFALGLRASLRQDPDILMVGEVRDTETAEIAIQAAMTGHLLLSTIHANSAPGVFVRLLDIGVKPFLLSGSINLVMAQRLVRRICPACAEEYTPSPEVWKEIQDSLLPIQKLLDPASQNLLSSAAPKLKRGKGCGKCRNVGFSGRQVIIEVLVPNESIDKLLFEKAGLSEFTKAALSSGMITMEQDGLSKVLSGVTTAEEVWRVTKD
- a CDS encoding class I SAM-dependent methyltransferase → MTLSQQWVILSELMYGSEFIKELADLLRELGVRTIIECGCGGGHVLHGLAERGFTGVGIDADEEMIDIATARHSHPAIEFRKLDWRKARELARTFDAVICRGNSLTNVGGWGKGDIFDPGRCRMEIGRSLKEMLAALKSGGLLYLDTISQHEIDQGGGHLNLSFLGYSMAVDITHDWFRRTRVIEGKGIVRGQQFQNRSLSYLLAPNEMEGLVRGLGVKRVLRPNLAAEPNYDIICAVK
- a CDS encoding pilin → MNLVEKAYAVSKNQWTGLLNPTATTSGNWQDIVNNVINIVLMVAGALAVIYLIYSGILYITAAGNPDSAKKGQQGIINAVIGIVIIVAAFFIVRAAMGLAGQATK
- a CDS encoding pilin — encoded protein: MKSYKFIKSISRYLIVFAVFATATSAMVFAVQNNQVGADTTTGVNSAATSGTSSTGVSSGKDSSDAKKTISATPNYKVVKSSSGTSAKMVLVSVTNEEITGADYTNSTTSYGITKSKDSATCENILSLDEYCYILTYNQEWIKPSVIDPISPSWIFLEEIKGRATTASDSSSLTIINNAEASFASTALQKWDGVDLSQISQGDGQIIIRSEAFFDALDADKLTSTGSYVTYSAPQDKKTSSGTTSKQLIVKLAPAYPDAKAESLWMDAIDFTLGSVIIPWQETFHVDLSDKKLALENHRKAYANYADVASSKTDVNGTALKISGPQKIIIGTDGSAKTDGGFSVTIDPTKFTKPERGYKTQVYIKPTVKNGDAVFTYLQSTDPAATSFPFTWSAIATNPYATSILADGSVKTYDDSEIKANGIMSYEKNYPQSYTVTAITYNQDDSEKERVVMTFDTIGDSSFTEAPKVGSGNITNGHISISVPQNTFTKADRQPVHYTIQLADTNNPKKMKKIVVWTCGGTASATIAGDSSNCVGTGNIEQTIAAFIMSDIRPADKPTWKELAYDENGEATLQGDWDISGTNVGTFSLMAKAHSANSDDSGGMASYVPGSKVAVTVSITDSKLNDGGGLDTKFTDLLKLGKKASSNARGSSITDLTGAATRVVNIILSALSAICVLAIIIGGIQYISSGGDPAKAEKGKKTVIYAVYGIVLAILGFFIEYVVIDLIHQILK